The genomic interval CATTCCGGTCAAATGAAGTATGCAATACCCATTGGTCGGCTGTATAATAATATGCGTCTTTACGAACATCTTCAGGGTCTGCATGATCTGGTAATCCTTCCAAAGGAAAAACAATATGCTCCATTTGAAAAACACTATCCGTATGAAATTTTTGATAGAAGGTTTTAAAATCATTCGGCAATCCTTCAAAATTTAAATAGTGCGATTCCTGCTCCTGGGATTTTTCATGAATAGCAACTCCAGTTTTAGGCTTACAAGCACTAAAAATTGAAAGGATAAGGAAAAATATAAAAATTCTAATATTGAATGGCAACGGCCCATCCAAAATTCTCAAACCAATCGTGAAATATGGTATAATTTTTTTCTTCATTTTCTGAAATTAAGCTAGCTTTTTGAATTCTATATTGCGATTCATTAAAAGTGTCTAAATCCAATTTTATCTGTTCGGCAAAATGAATTCCTTTTTTCCCATGGGCTTTATAAACTGCCTCTTTAATAGCCCAACTCACAATTAAATTTTCATCTACCTGTGAGTTTAAATTAACTTGATACTCTTTCGAACTTAAAAATCGTTTTGCAATTTTATGAATTTTATTTGAATAAATTTGTAAATCAAATCCAATGATATTATTTGAAATCGCCAAACCAGTCCAATCACCAGAATGCGAAATAGAAAGATGCTGATTTGTGTCATGCAAATGTAATTTGCCTGCTTCGTCTTTATATAAATGACTATCTAATTTCCCAGTAACCTTAAAAATTAAATATCTGGATGCTAAATATTCCCGCATTTTATCCGGATGAATAGAATGTATCCAAACAATTTGCTTATCATCCCAAGGCATTTCATTTAAGAAAAAATCATTATCTTCTACTATATGCCAAATAATTACATCTGCATTCTGGAGTGAAACGTTCTTTACAATAGGCATGTTAAAGAATTATTTTTGAGCATATTTCAATGAAAAAGATCTAAAATTAAAACAGGAATGTAAATGATTTTTAAAGCAATTCAAAAAATTTAATTTATATAATTAGAAAATCCAGTATTTCCTGTCTAAAACACTTTATCATTGACCATTAGCTATTGATTCTTGACGCTTAACCATTAACTCTTAACCATTGACTATTGACCATTAACTAGTAACCATTGACTCTTAACTATTGACCATTAACTATTGATTCTTGACTCTTGACTATTAACTCTTAACTATTGACTCTTAACTATTAACCATTAACTATTGACTCTTAACTCTTAACCATTAACCATTAACTATTGACTCTTAACTCTTAACCATTGACTCTTGACTCTTAACCATTGATTCTTGACTATTAACTATTAACTATTAACTCCTTCCCCATTGAAATGAATTGGTATCAATTCCTATTAATTCTAAAGCTCTATTTGTAATTGTACGAACAAGTTCTTCTATTGATTTAGGTTTAGAATAAAAAGATGGGATTGCAGGACAGATAATTCCTCCAGCTAAACTAATCCGCTGCATATTTTCTATATGAATTAAATTGAAGGGACTCTCTCGAAATACAAGCACTAATTTTTTTCTTTCCTTTAACATAACATCTGCAGCTCGACTTATTAAATCATCAGAAACACCATTCGCTATTCTTCCCAGTAATCCCGCAGAACATGGACAAATTATCATAGCATCAAATTTTCCTGATCCAGATGCAAAGGGCGCATTAAAATCACTTTTTGCATACCTTTTAAATGAATATTTTTCCAATGCATGATGCTCATTTTCCAAAGCCCAATTAATCTCTGCATTTTCAGAAAGTACTATTGCAACTTCATGTTCCTTTATGTTTTCCAAAGTATCTAATAATATTCTGGCAAAAATAGAACCACTTGCTCCTCCTATTGCTATAACAATCTTCATTTTTGGAATTTTATAAAACTTCACCTACTACAAAAATACTTCCGGTAACAAGAATCAAATCCTCTTTCTGTGCATTTCGTTTTGACTGTGTAAAGGCTCCACGTACAGATTTATAAACTTTGCCTTTCAAACCAAAATGCAATGCTTGTTCTTGTAATTGTAACGCTTCCAATGCTCTAGGCAAATTTGCCTTGACAAAATAATAGTTTGCATCCTTAGGTAATAAACTCAAAACAGGACCCAAAGGTTTATCTTTCACAAACCCACAAATCAAATGCAGCTGCTTATAATTCATGTCTTTTAATTGCTCCACTAAGAACTTGATTCCATCTTCATTATGGGCACTTTCTAATACAATCATTGGTTCTAACGATTGAATTTGCCACCTTCCTATCATCCGGGTCAATTCAACGACCTGTTCCATAGCATAAATTATCTTGTCTTTATTTAAATGAATTCCAAGTGTGCTATGTAAAATTTGACAAGCAGCTAATACCGTTCTAATGTTTTCAGATTGATAATTACCCTTTAAAGATGGATTTATCTGAATTTGTTCATCAAAAATTTCAGTTTGAATTTTTTCAATGCCATATAAATTTTTTTGCCAATTAAACTTTAAAATTAATTCGTCTGCATAATATAAAGTTGCATTTTTAGATTTGCTATAATTTGAAAACACTTCCTTTGTTTCATCTTGTCTTCTACCTATTAGAACTGGAACCCCATCCTTAATAATACCTGCCTTTTCAGCTGCAATTGCTTCCAGTGTATCTCCTAACATGTCACTGTGATCCCAACTTATATTTGTAATAATACTCAGAAGTGGTTTAATAATATTTGTAGAATCTAATCTACCACCAAGTCCAGTTTCAATGACTGCATAATCAACTTTCTGATCTTTAAACCATGAAAATGCCATAGCAACTGTCATTTCAAAAAAAGAAGGTTTTATTTCTTCAAATAAATTCTTATAACGATCTACAAAATTGCGAACAAAAAGCTTAGAAATATAAACACCATCTATTTTTATCCGCTCTCTATAATCTTTATAATGTGGGGAAACATATAAACCAGTCTTAAATCCATGTGCTTGTAAAACGGCAGCCAGTAAATGGGAAACAGAGCCTTTTCCATTCGTCCCAGCAATATGAAAACATGGAATTGACTGTTCTGGATTTCCCATTGCATCACAAAGAGATTTAATATTCGTAAGATCTTTTTTGAATGCGGATTTTCCGAGTCGATGATACATAGGTAATGCATCATACATATATTGCAGTGCCTCTGAGTATTTCATGATGAATAAAAAATATTTTTCCTTTTCAAGAATTCAATTTCAGGCGATACTATTTTGCAATAATTATTTTCTTGAATATTAAGTGTTGTTTTGTTTCAAAACTGCAGATGTAAATTCCAGCTTGCAAATGGGTAGGATCAAATTGATACTTTTTATGAAAACTAAACATAAAAATGGTTCGACCTTTATCATCTATTAGTTTTGTCTTCACCTCGCCTTCCAATGTTGTTTCAATGTTAAATAGTTGATCCCCGGTTAAAGGGTTTGGATAAATTGCAAGTTCAGGATTTTCATTCCAGGCAATCGGTTTGTCAATCCCTACTACTAAAGTATCGGATATGGCTTTTGTAATTAAAAATTGACCTTGCGTCTGTACTTTGGTTTTGTTAAATTGAGCAGATGCATTATTGCCTGCTTGTAAACCAACGCTAACATCAGAAAATAACCAAGTACTTGTATCTGCATTTGGAACTCTTTTAAAAAGTTTCAATTCATCCATTGTAGTTTGAGTTGAAACGGCTCCAATATTTTGAAAATTCATATTTTTAAAAGCAGTAAATGAGGTATTTGATCCAAAATTATGCAATATCCAATAAGCAGGACTCACGGGTTTCTGAATTGGATTGAATCCAATTGTAGGGATATAATTAATTCTGGTAATACAAAGCTCTCCATTCGGATAAACACCACTATCTTCAGAATCAATGATTAATCCTGTTAATCCAAATGAGTAACTTCCTTTATTGCGAATATCCAGTCGATGGCTAAAACCTGGTCCTACAGGTGCCGTCGAATTTATGATGCTTACATTTCCTGACAAGGAGGCATGAAACGAATTTTGCTTGTCAAGAATTAAATCTACACCTTCATTAAATTGATGATAACTAAGCATTCCTGGATTATTTGTATGTGTCCTTGTCAAATGCATGATTTCGCGGATTTCACTTTGACTTAATGCGCGATCATAGGTACAGATTTCATCCATTTCACCTTTAAAATAACGATCTCCTCCATTTAAATCCGCACCTATAATGAGTGGACTTTCAAAGGATTGAGGTACAACCGTTACCGTATTTGTAAACGGGACGCCATCTTTATAAATTGTAATTGCATCCGGACTCGCAACGATTGCTACATGTGTCCATTCACCAGGTATTAATCGCGCTTTAGATACCCAATTATACCCTCCTGCGTCCCAATGATATCGAATATCTCCATTATTTAATACACTTAAACCTGCAGCAGTACCTGCATTGCGTTTAAATAAGAGGCCAGCCCAATCTTTTTGATTTCCGTTTGATTTTATCCATGCCATCATTGTAATTGTATTTGTAATCTTACCGAGTGGCGGAATTTGAGCATAGGAACCAGCTCCGGTTAAAGACAATGCTCCTCCTGGTAAACTATCTTTTTCACATTGATTTTTTACATTCACATAGATCGTATCGTAAAAACTTCCGGTAGCATTTTTCAAATTCATGACGATCTGTTTTAATCCTTGCGAATTAAAAATAGCTTTTGGTGTTCGTGTTTTATCTCCAGTCAAATACCGGGTATCTGGTATTGTCCAAGTCCAACTTGCCCCGTTATGATTAACTGCAGAATAATCATCAAAATAAAATGTATCGCGAATACAGAAGGATTCTAATTTATCTACCATTGCTTGTGCAACTACTTTCGATTCTTCAAATAAAGAATTTTCCCAAACTCCAAATCCCCA from Saprospiraceae bacterium carries:
- a CDS encoding 4'-phosphopantetheinyl transferase superfamily protein, with amino-acid sequence MPIVKNVSLQNADVIIWHIVEDNDFFLNEMPWDDKQIVWIHSIHPDKMREYLASRYLIFKVTGKLDSHLYKDEAGKLHLHDTNQHLSISHSGDWTGLAISNNIIGFDLQIYSNKIHKIAKRFLSSKEYQVNLNSQVDENLIVSWAIKEAVYKAHGKKGIHFAEQIKLDLDTFNESQYRIQKASLISENEEKNYTIFHDWFENFGWAVAIQY
- a CDS encoding UbiX family flavin prenyltransferase — translated: MKIVIAIGGASGSIFARILLDTLENIKEHEVAIVLSENAEINWALENEHHALEKYSFKRYAKSDFNAPFASGSGKFDAMIICPCSAGLLGRIANGVSDDLISRAADVMLKERKKLVLVFRESPFNLIHIENMQRISLAGGIICPAIPSFYSKPKSIEELVRTITNRALELIGIDTNSFQWGRS
- a CDS encoding bifunctional folylpolyglutamate synthase/dihydrofolate synthase; its protein translation is MKYSEALQYMYDALPMYHRLGKSAFKKDLTNIKSLCDAMGNPEQSIPCFHIAGTNGKGSVSHLLAAVLQAHGFKTGLYVSPHYKDYRERIKIDGVYISKLFVRNFVDRYKNLFEEIKPSFFEMTVAMAFSWFKDQKVDYAVIETGLGGRLDSTNIIKPLLSIITNISWDHSDMLGDTLEAIAAEKAGIIKDGVPVLIGRRQDETKEVFSNYSKSKNATLYYADELILKFNWQKNLYGIEKIQTEIFDEQIQINPSLKGNYQSENIRTVLAACQILHSTLGIHLNKDKIIYAMEQVVELTRMIGRWQIQSLEPMIVLESAHNEDGIKFLVEQLKDMNYKQLHLICGFVKDKPLGPVLSLLPKDANYYFVKANLPRALEALQLQEQALHFGLKGKVYKSVRGAFTQSKRNAQKEDLILVTGSIFVVGEVL